Sequence from the Seonamhaeicola sp. ML3 genome:
TGCCACAAGTCTTGGTGCCATTGCTGCGCCTTTCGTAATAGGGGGCATTGTGTTTTGGACTGGAGGAGACAAAGGTATGGGAGAACTTAAAAACTGGCAAATTCCTTTTCTTATCACTGGTGGATTAAGTGCTTTATGGGTTTTCCTTTGGTTGAGAACTTACAAAAAACCGGAAAAACATCCCAAACTATCCAAAGAGGAGTTAGAGTATATCAATAGCGATTCTACAGAAGAATCTGACGCTAAGCTTTCTTGGGCTAAAGTATTTCCAAAAAGACAAACTTGGGCCTTTTCTCTTGCTAAGATAACAGATGCGGTTTGGTGGTTTTACCTATTCTGGGGAGCTATATTCCTTTCAGAGAATTTCGGTGTAAAAATTAAAGAAATGGGATTACCATTTTTGGTTATTTACCTTATAGCGGATGCGGGAAGTATTTTTGGAGGTTGGTTGTCGGGTAGCTTTATGAGAAAGGGTTGGCCTGTTAATAAAGCAAGGAAACTAACCTTATTAATCTGTGCTATCATCATATTACCAGTTTGTTTTGTTGCGTTTACAGAGAGTAAATGGGTAGCGATAGTACTAATTTCACTTGGAGCAGCAGGACATCAAGCATGGTCGGCTAATATTTTCACCTTGGTTTCAGATGTATTTCCTAAAAAAGCAACAGCATCGGTTGTGGGTATTGGAGGAATGGTTGGAGCTTTAGCAGGTTTAGTCAGTAACCTAATTTTAGGTTCTGTTCTTGATGAAGCCAGTAAAACAGGTTTTTTCTGGGCTTTCTTGGTGGCAGGGTCACTATACATCATAATACTAGGTTTGGTTCATTTATTGATGCCTAAAATGACACCTATGGATGAAAACCTAAACCTGATTAAAGAGTAAATCTTAATTTTAAAATAATAATTAAAAGCTGCAGTTGTTTAGAACTGCGGCTTTTTCTATTTAAACTTGCTTTTACTTCAGTTTTTAATGTTGCTAGTTTTTCATTTCTCAATGCATTAAATTTATCAACTGTATTCAGTTACTTTTGAGCATTAAAATATTCATCTTGATATTTAATTATTGCTTTTTTTAATCTTAAAGTCCTTATATTTCAGAATGCGGAAGATTTTTATATTCCTTTTAATTTTTTGCTCAGGTTTTGTTGGAAGTGGACAAAATGGCGTTTCCTATCAATTTAATCATTTATCTACAGCTGATGGGCTTTCGCAAAGCTCAGCAATTGCCATTCATCAAGACAGATTAGGACAAATGTGGATTGGAACTCGTGACGGTCTTAATAAATACGACGGTACTAAGTTTTCTATTTACAGAAATCAAGAAAATAATCCATACTCCATAAGCAATAACGATATTTTATCTATTCAAGAAGATGATAGCGGAAACCTGTGGGTTGGTACATATAATGGTTTAAATAGATACAACCCTAAAACAGATCAGTTTGAAAGCTATTTTCACGATGAATTTAACAGTTCCCTATCAAACAACACGGTATGGTCCATAAGAAAACTTTCTAATGGTGCTATTTGGGTTGGTACATGGAGGGGGTTGTCTGTATATGATGAAAAAACGAATAGTTTTCATAATTATTTAGATAACCAAGGCAGGCCTGCAAAGATGAAAGTAATGGCCATTTTAGAAACTAAATCTGGTCGAATTTTTATAGGTACAGGCGCCGGTGTTTTCGAGGCAAATTATGAAGAGGGTAAGCTACTTGGGTTAGAGATTCTTCCCGGAAGTGAAAGTTATCATGTTCAAGATTTAGCTGAAGATGAAAGTGCTAATTTATTGTTAGGTACCAAAGATGACGGGCTTATAAGGTACAGTCTCAAGAGTAAAGCCTACAGTCCTTTTTTTAAAAAAGAGACAACGTTAAAGAGTATAAAAAGTATTAGAAAGCTTCTTTTTGATAATCAAGGCGTACTTTGGATTGGGACTTATGAAGGGCTCATAACAGTTAATAAGAATGGGGCAATCGAGTTGTTACAAGCCGATTTAGATAACAAAAAGGGATTAAGTAAAAATTCGATTAAATCCCTATTTAAGGATAACAAAGGTTCTGTATGGATAGGTACTTATTACGGAGGTGTTAATATTTGGGATACTTCAAATAGTAACTTTGAAAACATCATACAAAATCAAAAGGGCAAAGGGCTGAATTACACTGTGGTAAGTTCTATAGAGTCTTACGGTGATTATGTGTTTTTTGGAACAGAAGGTGGTGGTTTAAATATTTGGAATAAAACAAATAATTCCTATAAATATCTCACAGAGACTAATTCTCGTTTAATAGATAACAATATAAAAGCATTAGAAATATTAGATTCTACCAAACTGTGGATAGGTACCTTTAAAACAGGCTTGCAAATTTATGATGCTGATAAAAGAAGATTTGAGTCTATAACACTGCCAAAAGAACTAGCTGATTTATTAAAAAATGCTGGAGTATATACCATAAAAAAAGATACAGAAAACAATCTATGGATAGGAACTTTTGGTAAGGGTTTGATAAAATATAATCATGGTTTACAGGAATTTAGTCATTTTCAGTCCTCAAATGAAGGAGTAAATGACCTGTCGAACAACCTAATAAGAACAATTCTAATCGACAAAAAAAGTAACGTTTGGGTAGGAACAGAAAATGGATTGAATAAAATTACTGAATCAAGTCAAATTACAAATTTCTTTTACGATAAGACCTTGCAATATGGTGATGATATCCTGTCAATTCACCAGGATTTAAACGAGACTATTTGGGTTGGAACAAAGTCGAAAGGCTTATTTAAATACAATGGAGAAGGATTCGATGCTGTTTCATTCAATTTAGAAGACACTAAAATATCTGCAATTCGAAGTATACAAGAAGATAACCAGAAGCAGCTTTGGATTGGGACCAATCAAGGTATTCTTAAATACAACCCTAAGATAGGAGATGTTAAGATTTATAATGAGACAGACGGCGTTATTAGTAACGAGTTTAACGACAATGCTATTTTAAAGTTGAATGATACCGAGTTTTATTTTGGTGGTCCCAATGGAGTAACACGCCTTAATACGGAAAGAATTACTATAAACGAACATGCGCCACAAGTTATTCTAACCGATTTTCTCATAAGGGAAAGTGATTCTAAAAAAAACAGCTCTATTGATGTGCTAAAATACACATTACCTTTTACAGAGAGTGTAGAGCTCGATTATGATCAAGGAAACTTTAGTATATCGTTTTCTATTCCAAGTTTTGTAAACTCTAGTAACAATAGTTACAGGTATAGATTAAGAGGTTTAGAGAAGGAATGGAATTCTACAAGTAATAATTCGGCATCATACACTATTCAAAATCCTGGCGATTACGTTTTTGAAGTTATGGGTGCTAATAATGATAAAGTATGGAACGGTACCACTACAAGTTTAAGGATATGTGTAGCACCAGCACCTTGGAGAACATGGTGGGCATTCACTATTTATGGCCTATTAATACTGGTATCACTATTTTTTCTATTTCGAATTCTTAAATCGAGAACACGATTACTGCATGAATTGGAATTAGAGCACTTGGAGACAGAAAGAACTAAAGAAGTTAACCAAACCAAATTGGAGTTTTTCACCAATATTTCTCATGAATTTCGAACACCATTGGCCTTGATTTTGGGACCTTTAGGACAAATAATAGAAGATTACCGAGGTAGTAGCAAAATGTACAAAAAGCTCTTGGTCATTGAAAATAGTGCAAATCACCTCTTACAGCTCATAAATAGGTTAATGGATTTTAGAAAGTTTGAAAAGAAGCTTTTCACTCTTGAGGCCGCAGAAGGTAATATTGTCAAGTTTTTAAGGGAAATTTATCTTTCTTTTACCGAGCATGCTAAAACCGGTGGCTATAATTTCAATTTCATCACCGATGAAGATGAAATTTTAGTGTATTACGACAGGAATAAATTAGAACGTGTATTTTATAATCTTATTTCTAATGCATTTAGATATACTCCAAAAGGTGGGGATATTAATATTCGGATTCTTCGTAAAGAACATCAAATTATAATAAACGTAGAGGATAGCGGGGTTGGTATTGCCGAAGAATTTCAAGATAAAATCTTCGAAAGATTTTTTGAGGTAGCTGTTAATAACAAGCCAGACCAAAGTTACAATAAGGGTACGGGTATTGGTCTGTCTATTGCTAAGAATATTGTGGAGTTACATAAAGGGGAAATAGCATTAAATAAAAATGAAAATAATATTGGCTCTGTTTTTTCGGTTATGCTTAAATTAGGGAAGAGCCATTTAACTGAAGACGAAATTTTACAGGACTATAAGTTTAGCGATGATCTTTCTCAATACGTTAAGCAACTAGAGGAATCTCCCGAAGTCGTTCTAAACGATGATTTAGACTCGGTTGATGAGACCGATAAAAGTACAATTCTGTTAGTAGAGGACAACAAGCCCCTTAGAAAGTTCATTAAAAGTACACTGTTGCCTTACTATAAAGTTTTGGAGGCAGAAAATGGAAAAGTTGCGTTCAAGGTAGCTAAAAAAGAATCTCCCGATCTTATAGTTAGTGATGTTATCATGCCCGAAATGACCGGTACAGAGCTTTGTGCCGCTGTAAAAGGCGATTTAAAAACAAGTCATATTCCAATAATACTGTTAACTTCCAGAACGTCTTTAATCTATAAGTTAAATGGTCTAGAAAGTGGAGCTGATGACTACATTAATAAACCGTTCGATGTAAAAGAATTTAAGTTAAGAATTAAAAATATACTTCATAATAGGGAAAAGTTAAAGCAGAAGTTTGCTAACAGCGAAGGTGTATTGCCAGATGAGGTTTTGGTATCATCATTTGACGAGAAACTGTATCAAAAGGCGCTCAACATTGTAAAAGAAAATGTGGGCAATGAAGACTTTGATATAGCTATGTTTTGTTCAGAGCTGGGGGTAAGTAGAACAATGCTATTCACAAAAATAAAAGCTTGGTCTAATTTTACACCAAACGAGTTCATTTTGCATTTTAGGATGAAACGTGCCGCACAGTATTTAGAACAAGGAAAACTTAATATTTCACAAATTTGTTATAAAGTAGGGTATAAAAACCCTAAATACTTCAGTAAAACTTTTCAAAAGAAGTTTGGAGAGACACCATCTCAGTACGCTTCTAAATTTTCAGATTAGCATTTTTTTGTAATGTAAACATCTGTTTACTAGTTGATTGTATTATTTTATACCCTATTCTGTATTTTGGTTTTTATGATTTCATTTAGTTTTAAGCGATGAAAAAAAATAAACCAAAATACGGCTATGTGGAAATTATCCTTGTCTTGATAATACTAGGCTGTAGTTTAATGATTATTTATCTCATCTAAACTTAAATATTTGCTAAAACTAATTTAACAATGAAAAAAATGAAACAATTAAAAGGAACACTTTTTCTGGTTTTTTGCTTTTGTTTTATTCTTGGCGCAAGCGCCCAGGAAAAAACAATTTCAGGAAAAGTAACATCCAGTTCGGATGGCATGACACTACCGGGTGTTAATGTTGTAGTAAAAGGTACCACTACTGGAGCTGCAACAGATTTTGATGGTAATTATTCCATTAATGTACCCGATGCAAATGCTACCCTTGTATTTAGTTACGTAGGGTACGTAACTCAAGAAATTCCGGTAGGTTCTAAATCGGAAATCGATGTGGCTCTTGTTGAGGATGCTGCTAGTCTTGATGAAGTAGTAGTGGTGGGTTACGGTGCTAGGAAAAAGAGTGATATCACCGGTTCGGTATCTTCAGTTAAATCTGAAGAAGTAACCGCCTTTCCTGTTTTAGATGCACAACAAGCTTTACAGGGGCGTGCAGCAGGTGTGGCTGTACAGTCAAATAATGGTGGTGAACCTGGAACACCAATTAATGTAACCATTCGTGGTAATACTTCAATCAATGCAAGTAGTGCTGCTCTAGTAGTAGTCGATGGTTTTGTAGGAGCTACATACCCGCAACCAGGAGATATTGAGTCTGTAGAAGTGTTAAAAGATGCTTCTGCAACCGCTATTTATGGTTCAAGAGGTGCCAATGGTGTTATATTGGTAACCACAAAAAAAGGTAAAAAAGGGAAAATGACCATAGAACTTAACAGCAACTATGCTGTACAAAGTACTTCTAATCGTTTAGATCTTTTAAATGCAGATCAATTTGCCACATATACAAGAGCAATTAATCCTTCTTATACACAAGCAGATGCTAATACAGATTGGCAGGATTTAATTTATACATCAGGACATACAACAAATCACCAATTATCTTTTTCTGGTGGGTCTGATAATATGAATTATTACGTTTCTGGAAACTATTTTGATCAGAAGGGTGTGGTTATTAACTCAGGGTTCGAACGTTTTTCTTTCCTGAGTAATATTGATGCACAAATTAACGATAAATTAAAGTTAGGCTTTAATGCATTTGGTAGCAGAAGTAACAAAGAAGGAGTTTCTACGCAAGCTAACAGTGGAGGTAGAGGTAGTGGAGATGTTATTTCTATTGCTTATCGTTTTGCACCAGACTTAGGTATTTTAGATGCTAATGGGAATAATACATTTAATTCAGTTGGAGATGATATTGATAACCCATTTGCGGTTGCCACAGAGAATGTTGATGAAACAACAGAGGATATCTACAGAGCGAATTTTTATGGTCAATATGAAATCATTGAAGGTTTGAGTTTTAAATCTACATTTGGATTTAGCTCTAGAAATCGAACAAGAGGTCGTTTTACACCATCTACACTCATTACATCAGCAGGTGACCAAGGAGGAATTGCAGGAATATCTAACTTAAAAAATACAAATATTTTAAGTGAGAATTACTTGACCTATACTAAAGAATTAGGTAAAGGAAATTTAACAGTGTTAGCGGGTTATTCTTATCAGAAAGACAGAACTGTAAGCAATGCTTCAGGAGCTGAAGGGTTTGTAACAAACAGTGTGTCCTATTTCAACTTGGGTACAGCTTCAACACCACTGTTCCCATCATCATTTTTAAATGAGTTTGAAATCCAGTCTCAATATGGACGTATTAATTACGATTATGACGATAAATACCTGTTAACATTAACAGCAAGGCGAGATGGAGCTTCAAACTTTGCAAAAAACAACAAGTATGCTTTTTTCCCATCGGGAGCTTTTGGATGGAAAATCTCAAACGAAGATTTTTTACAGGATAATAATACTATCTCAAATTTAAAATTAAGAGTAAGTTATGGTGTTACTGGTAATCCTTCTATAGCACCATACCAGTCGTTAGCTACTTTAGAGTCAATTTATGCAGTAACTGGAGACCAAACCGTAAATGCTGTAGTTTCCGGAAGACCTGCTAACCCAAATTTAAAATGGGAATCTTCTTATCAAACAAACTTTGGTATCGATTTAGGCTTATGGCAGAACAGGGTTTCTCTTAGTTTAGACATTTACAATATTGACACTAAAGATCTAATTGTTGGTAACAGTAACACACCAGAGTATACAGGTTTCTTAAGACCTAATTTCTTGGATAACATTGGGGAGATAAATAACAGAGGTGTTGAGATTACTTTAGCAACACGTAACGTGAGAACAGATAACTTTTCTTGGTCTACAGATATTAACTGGTCTAGAAATAGAAACACTGTAGAAAAACTATTTGGTAGTGATGTTGATTTCTTCTTACCATCCGCAGCACCAGGACATTTTTTACAAGATGAAACTCATATTTTAAGAGAAGGTGAGCCTTTAGGACAGTTTTTCGGTTATGAATACCGAGGAGTGTATCAAGGTGGAGCTTTACCTGCCGGTACTGCCACATTTAGTGGTGCTGTAGCTGGAGATGAATTGTTTACCGATGTTGATGGCAGTGGAGAAATAAACTCTGCAGATAGACAAATTATTGGAGATCCGACACAGGATTGGACCTTTGGTTTCAATAACAGATTCGAATACAAAGATTTCGATTTAGGGATATTCTTCCAAGGTGCTATGGGTGGAGATATTTATAGTTTTACGTTATCTGAATTAGCCTCGGGAGGTTCTAATGCAACTACAGAAGCAGTTAATGCATGGACACCTAGTAACACCGATACAAATGTGCCTTCTCCGGCAACTCGTGAGAAACGTATGAATTCAAGATTTATTTACGATGGTAGTTATGTGCGTCTAAAAAACATAGTGTTAGGATATACATTACCAAGTGATGTAGCAGAAAAATTAGGAATGGATAATGTTAGACTATCCTTAAGTGGACAAAACCTGTTAACAATTACAGATTATCCTGGAACAGACCCAGAGGTGAGCTACCGTGCATCGGGATCTCAAAACGGGAATGTTAATCAAGGGTTCGATTATGGTAACTACCCTAATATAGAATCGGTAACCTTTAGTTTAAACCTTAAGTTCTAAAAAAATAAAATGATGAAAAATTTAAAATATTTATTTCTATTGTTGGTATTACCAATTATAGGCTGTTCTGACCTAGAAGAAGAACCGGTTTCGGTTTTATCTCCTGATGGATTTTTCAAGTCCATAAACGATGTACAAACTGCAATAAATGGTAGTTATGGTAACATGGCTACCGAGGCGTTTTGGGGCAGAAAGTTCTCCCTGCCATTATTGTTAAGAAGTGATATGGTAGGTATAGGTGATCAAGGTACTGCTGGAAGACGTAAAGATCATGACAACTTTGCTGTGGCAGATGATAACGGCATGATTACCGCGTTTTGGCCAAGAGTTTATCAAATCATTGCAGGAGCTAATGAAGCTATTGCTGGTGGAAACGGACTGGGTCTTCCAGAGGAAACATTAAACCCAGTTGTTGCACAAGCACATTTTGTTAGAGCATATACCTACTTTCATATGGTGAGGCTTTTTGGGGATATACCTTATTTTGATAGTCCTGTACAGGATATTGCATCGGCTTCTGAGATATCTAAGACATCTGAAGCTCAGGTATACGCCAATATCATAGCAGATTTAGAGTTTGCTAAGCAATGGTTGCCAGAAACACAGTCTTCTTCGGCATTACCCACTAAAGCTACAGCGGCAGGATATTTGGCCTTAGTGCACTTAACGCTTCAGGATTTTCAAAATGCTTATAACGAAGCCAAATTTGTAATTGATAACGAAGCTACATTTGGTTTAGAACTGGCTGCAGATTTTCAAGATCTTTTCGATGGAACTAAGCAAGGTGGTTTAAAAGAAGCTTTATTTAGCATAGATCATAACGGATTCAGAAACGGTAACTATGGGCAAGATTATATGCCAGCACTTACAGGGATTCGCGGAAACCAGTTTGGAGATATTGGTGGCGGATGGTCTGTTGCCGTACCAAGTATAGAAGTATATAACCGTTGGGATGGTAGAGATTACCGTAAAGCAGTGAGTTTAGATACTACAGGTGTTTTTAACGGCTCTGTCGATAATTTTATGAATTTCCCAACGTATGATGCCAGAAACATTCAAAGTGCTTACATCGCTAAGTATGCGAGGTTTACAGGGCAAACATCAAATGGTAACGGTCGTGGTTCTGAACACAACTATGCACAGTTGCGTTATGCAGAAGTATTGCTAATCGCTGCTGAGGCGCTTAATGAAGTATCTCCTGGAAGTACCGAAGCTGATGGTTATGTAAATAGAGTAAGAGCTCGTGCTAGAAATGGAAATGGTTCTAGTTTTCCTGCAGATGTTACACCAGGAATGTCTCAAGCAGATTTTAGAAACATGGTTATGGAAGAACGTAGATGGGAGTTAGCTTTCGAATTTAAGCGTTGGTACGATATTAAGAGACGTGATTTAGGAGCTACAGCATTTGGTACTGGTGGCTTTGAAGAAAGACCAAACTTCTCAGCTGCAAGAGATTATCTGTATCCGCTACCTAACGATGAGTTACAGAGAAATCCAAACTTAGAACCACAGAATCCAGGATACTAATATTATAGTTTTTATATGATTAGAGTTAGTTTTTTCATTATGGGGTTTACATTGCTTTTTATAGCGTGTAAGCCCGGTGATGAAAAGAAGAAAGATAGTGTTTCAAATGAAGATGAGATAAACAATCTAATTAAAAAGAGGTATTCTAAATTTTTGGATTATGAACTTGATTCCACAGCATTTGCTAGAAGTTACAATCCAAAGACCAATACCATTAAAAAAGTACCCTCAAGTAATTGGACCAGTGGTTTTTTTGCGGGTAATTTTTGGCAGATTTATAGGCTTACTGGTGATGACTCTTTCAAGGAAAGCGCCAAAGCATGGACTGCCTTTGTTGAAAGAGAGAAGTACAATGACAGAACACATGATATGGGATTCAAGATATTCTGTAGTTATGGTAATGGTTTAAAAGTTGAAGCTAACAAAGCGTACGAAGATATCATAGTTAAAAGCGCTAAAACTTTAGCAACTCGATTCGATGAGAATATAGGTAGTATTCGATCTTGGGATTGGAATGAAGATGTTTGGCAATTTCCTGTCATTATCGACAATATGATGAACTTAGAGTTGTTGTTTGAAGCTACTAAAATATCAGGAGACAGTACCTTTCATAAAATAGCAGAACGACATGCCGTTACAACATTAAAAAATCATTTTAGAGAGGATGGAAGCACGTGGCACGTATTGGATTATGATACTATCTCAGGAAATGTTAGAGCACGAGTAACCCATCAGGGCATTCATGATGATTCTGCTTGGGCTAGAGGACAGGCTTGGGCCATAAACGGCTTTACAACAACGTACAGATATACAAAGGATAAGAGATTTTTAAATCGTGCAGTAGCTACGGCAAATTACTTTATAAATCATAAGAATTTACCAGAAGATGGTATTCCATATTGGGATTTTGATCATCCAGATATTCCAAACACCTCAAGAGATGTTTCGGCTGCTGCCATAGTTGCTTCAGGATTAACTGAGCTCTATCAATATACTAAAGATGATACTTTTATAAATTACAGTAAAAAAGTAGCTGAAAGTCTAAAATCAACAGGCTATATATTGCCTGAAGATTTGGATGTACCTTTTATTTTGGATCACAGCTTTGGAGATTGGTCACATAAGGTAGAGATGGATGAACCTATAGTTTATGGAGACTATTATTTTCTAGAGCTCCTTATTAGGTTGAAAGCGTTGGGTTTTTAACAGGACGGAGCAGGACATTTAGCCTTGCGCACTTTAATACATTTACAACTAAGATTAACAATTAAAGGTTTCCAGAAAATCAGTTTTGGAACCCTTTGGTTGTTTCAATAATAGAACACTTTAAAATGAGGTTAATAAAATCAGTTTATCAGTTTATTACTGCTATTGCTATTGTTTTGGTAACGTCGTGTGTCTCAAATTCTAATGAGCAGGCGGTACGAAGTAAAACTAACATCAATGATAATTGGTTTTATTTAGAGAATAATACGGAGTCTATAAACGATGCGCTTAAGTATGAAAATTGGGAAACTATTAATTTGCCTCATAGCTGGAATGCATTAGATGCCACTGATGTAACACCTGGTTACAGAAGAAGTGCAAGTTGGTACAAAAAAGAATTAGAGCTATCAAGCATAGTTTCAGGGCAGTTGTATGAATTGTATTTTGAAGGTGTAAATATTGAAAGTGAGGTTTATGTAAACGGCACAAAAGTAGGAGGACACACCGGAGGATATATCGGTTTCCATGTTGATATAACTGATGCGATTTCTTCAGGAAAAAATGAAATATTAGTTAGGGTAGATAATAGTTTCAATCCCGAGGTTATACCTTCACAAAAAAGTGACTTTGTTATTTTTGGAGGCATTACTAGAGATGTATGGTTGGAAACGGTTCCAAAAAAGCACTTATATGATTTAAAAATCACAACACCCAATCTTTCAGAAGACCAAGCTAATCTAATAGCTACTTTTAACATAAACAACGTTGGTGCCAATAGCAAAGTTAAGGCTACACTATTAAGTAAGGAGGGTGAAGAGATAAAAACCCAAACTATAAATGCGTCAGATTCAGAACTTGCTTTCAGTTTCAATGCGCTAAAGGATATAAAGTTGTGGGATACCGAAAATCCAAACCTATATACATTTAATTTACAGCTTTTAGAAAACGGGGAAATT
This genomic interval carries:
- a CDS encoding glycoside hydrolase family 88 protein, which gives rise to MIRVSFFIMGFTLLFIACKPGDEKKKDSVSNEDEINNLIKKRYSKFLDYELDSTAFARSYNPKTNTIKKVPSSNWTSGFFAGNFWQIYRLTGDDSFKESAKAWTAFVEREKYNDRTHDMGFKIFCSYGNGLKVEANKAYEDIIVKSAKTLATRFDENIGSIRSWDWNEDVWQFPVIIDNMMNLELLFEATKISGDSTFHKIAERHAVTTLKNHFREDGSTWHVLDYDTISGNVRARVTHQGIHDDSAWARGQAWAINGFTTTYRYTKDKRFLNRAVATANYFINHKNLPEDGIPYWDFDHPDIPNTSRDVSAAAIVASGLTELYQYTKDDTFINYSKKVAESLKSTGYILPEDLDVPFILDHSFGDWSHKVEMDEPIVYGDYYFLELLIRLKALGF